TTGGTTCAGCTTCTGTtataaagttgaacaaatgCAAATTTCCCCAATGAAACATCGGCGTGTGCTGGAGTGTTTATTTCCTTGGCTATCAGTTAAGGAGTTGAACAACTTAAATCGGAACAAATTAAATGATACCCCGATATTCCTTTCTACCCCTGCCAGCACCCCCCTTTCTTGCATGTCATCTACACATCCAGTACAGTACTTAAGTTAGAAgcagaaaatgaataaaagcAACAAGTACTGTAAGAATGACATCACCAGCAAATTAGTCGGGAGCTTGGTTCGGTCATTTGCGTTGTTGATTCAGACCATGTATGATACAGCCATTTCCCATAGTTTAAGCACTAATTAGAGTTATTATCGCCACTTTGACAGCGACTCTACTAGCCCGGTATTCCATACATTTatttatccaaggaggttatagttAGCTCACAACACTCTCTTTGGTTTATCATACACAGGAACAATTTCAATAAACAAGTGCCGATTGAAATATCATGCTGTCAAAATTTAATTTTATAGAATATGGGAACCATTAATGTCCTTGCGAACCATTGTAATTCATTAGCGCCAATGTCCTTCTGCTAAAGACTACGTAGCCGGAGATAATATTGTCCCCGGAATGTCTATTGGGCGAATGGCTGTAATCCAGGCTGATGAAAACGAAGCATGACATTCCGCAACGTCTCATCACGCATGAATATTGAGCGTGGCATTCGTCGGCAGCTTATTACGAGTGAATATCAATGAAGTGTGACATTCGCCGCCGAGTTGGGTACGCATCTCATCTCCATCATGTTTGATGGCCCATGGTGACTGTGAAACAGACAACCGGGACATGacacagcgaggtggaaacaaCTTCCCGTCATGATACGTAGTCACAATCACATACATTGTCGAATCGTTATTTCTCTCCACTGATGTTTGCttattgatatcaattaataCTGGGCAACATACAATATTGAAGCgtttagaaacatttttttcaggtttatGTTCAGCAGCAAATTGACAAGATATGTGAATTTTAGGATACAATATTCATTGTGACATTTGTTCTTTGTCACTAGAAATGTAACCACTTTCCAACCACGTAACAGCATGCAATCCAAATTTCCACACTATCTTTAATAAACAGGCAAACAAAACGCATAAAAGAATAAGCGAAGTGATACCCAATCGGTTTATATTTGTTtacgatatttttcttttgtactattttttcagCCACTTTGCACACCGTTTGATTCTTAATTTGCGATGAACTTTGGGGTCACTTTTCATGGACTCCATTAGTGCAGATCGTGTTTGCTCGGAGGTCACCGTTTTTAATTGACTTCTCCCCGATAATGGACGTGGCAATAAGGATCCTAAGGATGTGGAAATGAACAAACGTCCACAAGGACCGAAACAACATAGGACTTGGAGTCATGAAGTTGACAGAAGTTAAGaaatgacataaacaaaacagtgCAACTTTTGGGTCGCTTCCCGTGATCCTCCCTGATCCCTGAACTGGTGCATTATTTATTTGGTAATCcattatttcaaacatgttAAAACTGTTAAAACGTGTGCCTGAAAACTGATAGTCGCTCTCCAAATTCCCTAGAGAATTGATTATCTTCGAACAGCGATGTTTTGCTGTGTGCATGCAAATATTGTTTTCACCATATTACACTGAATGTCAACATGTCACCTCATATCTGTGAAAAGATGAAAAGTATTTCAGAAGGAAACGTGAGTTATAGAGGAATATCTTTAAATTGAGAGGTGCATTAAAATCTGCACTCGACTTCAAATGGGCCAAGCACTTTCCATCTTATTTACTAACATATCCGAAAACAATTAACAGATAATCAGATGAGGAAATAGTGTGGACAAACCCCGACTCCTTCCCCTAGCCTGACTAGCCCTATCGATCTGCCGGAGCTGACCCGGTCACTCCGACAGCGCCCAGTTGTGTCCAGTAATAAAGATGTTGTCCATTACCGAACGACattacaggcatcaaaaacttACCATGCGCTTTGATATAAGTATAATGACGCTGGCCGCTGTAGCCGTGCCATATCGCCCTGGCTGTGCTATCACAACAATCGGTCGGTAATAGGGACGCTGGGTCGACCCTATTCCGCTGACTTCGtccaaattttatcattttaaacAAAATGGGCTGTTTGCCTGTTTCTTGGGAGCGTGTCGCATAGTACTAGTATCTGGGACAACCAAACCGCGATAGCTCGTCAGATAAAACCCGGATCGCTGAGCTGTTGTAGTAAAGGGGGATTAGGTTCAATAATCCAATTTATTAATTTTGTACGCTATCTGGCGGCGTATCAGGCCAAGTTGATCTAGATTTCCGCCCAGAAGGACCGCTCAGTTATGGGCTTATTCCTCTCTTTCTCCCCCTTCCCCCCTCTCTTCCTTTATGTCAAGCCGAAATTAAAGAAAAGGACGAACGAAAAAGTTGATCTACTTCTTCTATGTGCTATCATCGTCTCTCAAACAGGACAACTTGTAATTGACAAACGTGTGTTTAAAAAGAACTAACATTGTTATAAGATATGGAACACCTTTTACATAAGAATTTTATTTTGATGATTACCTAACACGTTCTCCACAGATACCCGGGACCGAGGCGCAATACTGGATTTGAATACATCGGACACGAAGTCTGGTTGGTAGTCTGAGCGGGAGTTCCTCTGCGGTTTCCTTGGCAACACTGCGTGCGGAATTCAAGAAGCCAATTACATGGGGCTCTCGCCGGTCCTTCTTACAAAAGGGAGAATCTGATGCGCTAATCGCTAATCTCAACTTCCCCGCTTAACCTGGCAAACCGATCAATTAATGTGTCCGCCAATTAGAGCGGGGAAGCCCACCGATGTCCAATTGACACCGTGCGTTCCAAATGCTGTCCGTATGTACACGTTGGATGACCGGACCATATTAGAAATGCACACAGGCCGATGAGCTCCCAGCTGTGCGCCCACAGCAGTACAAACAGTCGGAGAACACCCCGAGGTCCGGACGTGAGCACAGCTCCCTCCTCACAACCAGCATGCAACAGGGCAGCAACTTCTCCATAGCCTCTCTCATCGAGAACGGCAAGCGGGACGCCAAGTCACCTTCTGCGGGAGACCATGACATGGACGCCGAGGACGATGTCTGTGACGATTCGGTACCCAAGGACTCGAACCTCGGCGATGTCAAAGAGTCAACTTCACAAAAGGACCCTTCTAGTCCCCTAGCAGGTACTGATATGGGCAAGACTGACACTGACTATCCGAATACGACTTCCAAACCAACCATATCTACACAGAATTGTATAAATCCGAAGAACACGAGCAATAGTTGCAGCGGAACGAACGATTCCCAGGGCGGAGCTCCATCGGGAGAGGGTACCAAGAAACCTGCGATCTGGCACCCGTGGATTGACACGCCGGAGAGGGAGGAAGATGAGGATGAAGAAGAGGACGAAGAGTCAGGAGAGGTAGTCATTGACGACAGGGATGGAGAAAGTAAAGGAGAAATCGGTGAGTTCTGTGGCGTCTATCAACACTAGGTAAAGTCTAGCAGAAGCGCCGTTTTCCTAAAAAATATGAATGATTTTGCGAAAGCTTTTCAAAATTTGGATCCATCAAAAGAGAGTTTTCGTCCATTCTTTCTCAAATGAATTAAAAACAAAGTATACAGCTGGCAGCATACAGCTGATTTTCAATGGGATCTTTTTGTATGCAGCTTTTCGTTGCTCCATCTGGACACATCACGTTAATCGGAAAATAATAGCAGATAGGACAAAAAAGTACANNNNNNNNNNNNNNNNNNNNNNNNNNNNNNNNNNNNNNNNNNNNNNNNNNNNNNNNNNNNNNNNNNNNNNNNNNNNNNNNNNNNNNNNNNNNNNNNNNNNCAACGGTAGTGATGAGAAGATACGGTGTTTGTGTTGTACAGTACTTACAGTAAGATCTGGTCGGTAGAACCACATGTTTGAAAATAGAGGTGAGATATGGTGACAAACAATTTTGGATCGGCGCTAGGACCCGCTGGGAAGTCTAATTGAACGCAGTCGTGTCAGCCTCTCAGCATATGTGAGCAGAGAAACGCTCCTGTTTTGAAATCCCCACGGTGGTAAACAAACATCCATTGTCAGAATGACGTGGCTAAAATCTATTAAAGTTTACTTTCCTAGGAATCACTCTGAATAGAAAGTGTAACGTAAAGATATTCAAAATGTGCTGGTGTCTAATCGAGGTGCCTATATCCTACTTGgtcagattttaaaaaattctaaaaaaaataaacgagATAATCTGAATTTTAGACTTCCTTGGAATAACATAACCTTTGTGAACGAGGGGACACAATAGGTACTTACAGCAGACTGCTGTTTGAATTATTAATGATTCTGTGGAAACAAGGGCAAACAATAGTTGGTTCTGCACAAAGACAAGTATAATAGAGCCAGTCAACAAAGACGGCACGTGGTGGGGATATTGCGAAATCAGGGATGTGCATATAAGAGGATCAGCTATGATTAAATAAACAAAAGGccgttttttttataaaaacaactaaaacgTTAGAAACTTATGTTAACAACGCCTTGCTTCTTTTTTTGGCTGAGATGACGCCGCCTttacaaatgtgacatgttGAGGGTGCTAGCTGTATGCTCTGCACACATATGTGACTTTAATATGTAGTAGGAAATCACTGGTATCTTGTTATAAGCTTCCTCTTGAATACGACGGTCAGGATTCGACCCTTCTCATATTTCAATCCACAAAGCAAAAACACCCGAGGATTCAAACGTTGGTACTCTcctaaaaatcccaaaacacGCAACATATCATACGTTTACTCCTAGCTGGCAAAACAAGTTTACTGCATTCTGCATTCATTTTGGGAAGATCATTGGCTGCGATATGATATTGTTCGGTTGTATATAAATGCACGGGTGTTTACTCTCTCTTATTTCTTTAAGCTAAAACTAACCAAATGAATAGTTTTCGGAGAATAGTCCGGAAGACTTGAACAAATATGCCCTACTGACTCTGTGTTGTGTACGGGCTCCGCACGTTCTACTTGCTCTCATCGCCTCTTCCCGCGCGAAGCCGTACCGAGAGCAAACACACATCTGGCGGCTTTTGTGACAAACCACCCGGCAGAGAGCCGCCCCAAAGTAACGCTCTATTTCCGCAGAAATTATGTGATGAAAAAGGAGACGAGACAAACTATTTTGGTTGTGAGTTTACACATATTGCATCGCGGCATGTAGCGTGCCCCCAGCTAGCTCAGGCGGGTACTAGTAGTTTTCACACGTCAGCATAGCCATGGAGGGATGTTGTTTTAGACCAGAAGTATCAAAAACAAAACCAGGGTTTAACCATATGACTTGACTATCACAATCAAGTTGTCAGTAAAACGTTTCCTTGTTTTAATGAAGGTAAATTCTAAATTGTGCTGTACAGTGAGAGTTTCAGTAAGACAACAAAACAGTCCTCTTCTCAAATATTGCATCTTTCCTAGTGTCACGCATGATACTAGTATCTATCGGCCATGGGCAATTGGTTGGATTCTGTTATGTGCAAGATATTCAATTTTCACTTCACGGACAAACAGACACAATTTGTAGGCGTTTGTTTCTAATACCACATTCTAAACAAGcccttttgtttgatttgataAGACTTTATCAGCTCTTTATCGACAGTAACACTGGTAGTGTTGTGATACTTGCCGTCGAATCTGGCATGATGAAGGGCCCTTATGAAATTGTAATTTGATAATGATGTGATTTGTTCACACCGTTGTAAGTATGGCATCTATCAAAGCATACTTACATGGCGTAATCTAATGAGTGTAACAAATATCAAGATTAACGCACTACAAGCAATACAGTACTTATAATTACCGTATATATATGTTGTTCTTACAACCCATGCAGACCTGGGCAGTTGTGACTATGTTActgtgtatttgaaaaaaaaacctcccGTCTATTTTCTTTGATATGCGGTTGTGTAATTTTGGCACAATGACAAGGCAAATGTTCAGAATTGTCCCCTTCCGCATTAATTTATCTCAGGcatttatttatatataaacGCACGGCGCAAATACTGTCCATACCATGTCGCATTCTGTGACATTTACCAACCGCTAATTTTTACAATCGAATCCTTCAGTACGCAATTTGATCAACACATTCCTAATAGAACATTGTGAACATAAACATATCAAACAGGACATAGTGGCCATGGGGTAGTATAAGTTGGAACAAAGACAGCTGCCCTTTGAAATTCAGATAGTAtactgtagtactagtatcttgCATACATTGCGTAGCTTGAACCAAAGGCAAAGGATTGATTCGACTATAGAAAATATCAACATGATGCTTCTTTAGTATCTGTCTTTCGTATCAAGAGAAGTATAGTGGATATAAGATACTTAGTACGTTTTGATATGTGTTATACAAGTACAATTTTAAAGTATTTGTAAAATCAACGGATCAGTTTCAGTTTAAAGACTACATTTCCTGTAAAGATGACAATGGATACTGTTTTAGTTTGCCAGCACGTTCGGTAggcatttgtacattttattcTAACCAACGGTATTGCGAAATGTGCAATTTTGTATGCACAATTTGGTGCACTAATCCTTTGTCTTGTCTTCGAATACTTCAACGGACacattttcttacaaatttgtaactgcatgaatgatattttgtataagAGATAAAGACTAAACTGGCCTTCTCCCCTGCAGATGAGCCTGCGGGTGATGACGAGAAGCACGAGGCGGCAGAAGACGGAGAGCAGAAGAGCAAGGAAGCTGAGGCCGACCCCGAGAAGTGTGCCGCCAATAGTTCGGCAACGAAAAACGGCAAGCGGAAACGCGGGTCTGGGGACCCGGGGCGGTCGGGCAAGCCGCGGCGGGCGCGCACAGCCTTCACGTACGAACAGCTGGTGGCGCTGGAGAACAAGTTCAAACAAACCCGCTACCTGTCCGTCTGCGAGAGGCTGAACTTGGCGCTGTCTCTCAGCCTGACCGAGACTCAGGTCAAGATCTGGTTCCAGAACAGGAGAACCAAGTGGAAGAAACAGAACCCCGGGATGGACGTGAACAGCCCCACCCTAACGTGCTCCTCCCCCACCCTTCCCCTCAGCCTCCCCGCGGGGTACCCCCACCACAACCCTTTCTACGCCTCTCACCTTCACTACCCCATCACTACAGGCGCGGCTACCCTACCGTACATGCTCAACTCACACGCGCTGAACGGCCATCACTTATATCACCACATCGGACATGTATGAACATCAACCGCAACACGAGTTTGCTGCCGACAGGCAACTATGGACAATAATACTCACTTGTACAGGAGGGATATGACATCGTGTCACTTGTAAATTTAACTATGCTGATAATTCAATTACACTCCAACTGTCTGCTGTTttaatttttctgaaaaatcaacacatttgtaaatgttgtttgttatagataaaagaaaacatgcCAAGAACGGTAGATATTTGAGACTAGACTCAATGGAATATGGATAGTTCTGACGTCGATCCGATTATTGAATACCAAATGGTTCAGTGGAAGACTATCAAAACGACAAGAGAGAGTACGCACCCTTTAGATGGTGACGAATACCGGTTGTAAAACACCTTTGTGGCGATACAAATGGGTAGATTTCACGGTACTTCTGCGTTATTGTAACGATTGTACAGTGCACGGGGAGAACTCCAAGCGAAATGAAGAATCAGAGTCCGCGAACCGAAGCCAAATTAAATTAGCACAGAAATTAGATGATTGCTTCGCTGGAGATTCCCCGATTGTGAATTTGTAAATAGGTACAAATCATTTAGCTCTACatgatatgtacaatgtacattttatcaGTATCATGTCATTTTGCATGACGGTTTGTGTGATATGAAAACTTCTTACAAGAAATAAAGTAATTTCAAGAACGTTTTATTTCAAACTCCATTTTGTCCCAACTTCCATTCCTATTAAAGGCTATCTTAGGACAGCCAAGATTAATCACAAAATTTCAACCTATCTGAAAACAACAtgatcatttcatttcatgtcaTTACATTACGAAACTTTGAATCGAACAGTTAAAGTGATAAATGTAATAACCTGGTGCATGACTCGAGATGGCTTGTCCTTTCAACTGTCATTTTTCTGATAATTATAGTTTTGACAAATTCTTATTCATATATCTGACCTCTTTCCCCTCTTAATGGCGCTAAACCGTCATGAAAATCAGGAAGCAATTAGGACAGAACCGCGGCAATAATTAGTTTACTCCGAAAAGAGACACAGACGAGATAGCAATGACAATTGCTGAATGGAGTGAAGATTTAGGATCTACAATGGTGCGTCTGTGTGTTATCATTGTCTTTCAAATTGACAAGTTGATGATATGTTCCAACTATAAAAATGAGACGGATACGACTCCAGTCGTGTTCCAACTATGTGCTGTCACTTGTGATTTTAGATAGACACATCTATATTCACACATCTGATAAAGTGGGTATTTATGAAACGAAAAGTTCGAAATTCAAACTAACTCAGGTTGTGCGAGTTTCTGAGCCTCCTTCCATGCATGTGACTCGCCCCTCTGTAGGGATAGCCACATTAGTGCCGACTAGTGATTTGGCATACTTTAGGTAGTGGTCTTTCCGTCTTGCACACAACCACCAATCTGGATGGTAGGACTGTAGGAGTGTATAAACTCTATCAAATACCTCACAATTGTAGAATAATACATTAGAATATCTTTTTATTCCCGTTTCGTTTTATTTCATTAGATATATCCATTAAGGATTGGTCAAAAAACACAATGCTTATAAAAAACGTTTCTCGTTGGTAGCTttcaaatacagaatgtttcttACTATTTCATTTCAAGACTCATTTACAATGGTTACTGGAGATTTGTCCATTATGCCTAAAACTATTATTTTGTTTTCCTGCTGCAAAATTTAAGACGCTCGTTTATTAAGACAAACAATGAGGCATCTCCTTCGTTAGCGTTCAACGAACAAATCAAACAAGGGTCAATGACTTACATGGTTAACACTAGATTTACCTAAGcgcaaaaatacaaaattatcGACAATTTCATTGCTTAACTGCTTTCTCAAATTACACGAAGTTAACATTTTCCGCGGTGTCCTTAATTTCTTTTTGTCCTGGGTGTTTCTTTACCACAGTTTTAACTTTTCAGTCAATATCGTCATATTTccatgagaaaaaaatataaagcaCAAGAGGGCACCCAGCGATGCCCGTCAAACATCCCTGTTCGTTGTGCAACCCGGAGGATGAATATGAGCGGGGTCCAGCGGACCGAGCAGCCATCCATCTTCGGGGGAATACTCATTACACGCCGCTTGAGCAGGATTCAGACCCGCTCAACCGAGTAGACTTATAATTGTGGCTCAAACCGTTAAAGGGAGGGCTGTCCCGCAGATTCCCTCACAACAACACTGCGTTCCTATACAGCAATTTAACCACATCTACAGCTCATCCACACTGGTTAGCATTTACAATAGATGAGGTTACCGTAAGCACCTTGTTTTATGAATAATCAAATATCTTAGTAACATGACGTTGTTGAGTCAACACAATTAACCATTAAATCATATCTCCCCCTGTCGtggataatagatgttataaacCAAAATTTTACATCTTGAACAATCTGTACGAGCGATATTCATATCAGTGTGGCCTTCGTATTTGAACCGTCCAAGGAGTGACATAGATTTGTGTAGTTCCAAGACGACGCTTTGCGGTTTCAAAGGATCCTTATCAACGTTACTGCTCAAATAGATATACATTCGACTTGCAAGTTTTAGTCGcaaatctatttgtttgtttgtttgtttgcttgtttgtttgcttgcttgcttgtttaCTTGTTAGTTTGGTGTATTTGTCCTACCGTGTACAGGTGCGCATGTGTGACCACATTACTGAATAGTCGATCGTGATTTTACTTGTGTGACGTGGTTCATGTAGACGACCTGGATTGGCCAAACTTCACTTGTTACTTGGTACTAGTAGTTCTGGAACTTTCACTGACCCTTCTCTACAGGGACCAACCCAGTTCCCCTGAAACCTCCCGTGAGTCCAGCCTGAGTCCACCCTCCACCCGCCGCCGTGACCAGGCTTCCCCCACGAGACGAGAGAGAGACCTGACCCCCTCTGCAGAAATCGATGTTAGCCGAGAGACCAGGGGAAATTTAACCCGTTCTACCGGAGACATTAATACCCCGGACCGGCTGAGACCCTTCCGATTGTTCCAATTACCCAAATAAAGTGACTTCTTGATTCCAATCTCCCTTCCTTAATAGGATCGAAATTACTTCTCAATTGATAAATGCCAAACATCCATTGAGCTTTAAACTACATTAATTGGCTGCATTAAGCGCGGCCGGAAGGGTAGCTCTTCCCGGTGGATTGCCATTCTTCTTCCCGCTTCATTTTATCCCCCGTCCGCTCTGACCGCTTCCCAGATGGCAGAGATACAGAGGCGGGAAGGCATGGAGCCGCTCGTGCGTGGAAAATTGCGGGAACAAGTGATTTTAATAGAGCAACGAATTTAAAGGGCTCTGGCGAATCGATCGTGCGTTCGGGTGACGTTTATAGATAGCCAGCCATCCTGGTGGGATGTGCGCCAAAAGCCCCGGCCCACCCAAAGCGCATCAGTGCCTAATTCCCGAAATTTTGTTATAATGGTTATGAACATCATTAGAGTCATTTGGGACCGGCGAACAACGTGGTGTCTTTGAATAGAGGTCTCCTGAGATCACCGCCTCCAAAGTGGTATTTTGCGAGGAACGCATTTGCAAGGTAATGCGTCAATTAATCTTGTTCGGCTGCCGGCGCTATGATGAGTCCCGACCACTGCCGCGCATACTGATGAGCAAGGCGAGTGCGGGAGGACTTACTTTGAAAAGAGCGGAGGTGAAAACGGCATTACCGTCTCCGCTAAAGGACATTACCGGTGTCACAAGACGTTACACCGACAGGTGCGGCTGGCAGCGGGCAGGTGTCATCTGACTACATCAACCCTGTCGAGTCAGAACTTTCCACAAGTTCGTACGAAGTGTGCTACCAGGGCCTATACTAACTACCCCGCCTAAAAGACATACTtcatagtatatgtatatacatgtaatgtgtaCTTTGAATCAAAGCTTCGATGTAAAGAAAAGCTGCTTTGGGTGCCCTAACTGGTAATGTTTAAATAGTCTTGGGTCTAATCTGGATCCGTATCTTTATTGGCAATTGATCGTTTACTTGTCTGGCCAAGATCTACCCGGACGCTAAACATCAAATTTCTCCTTCTAACaagcaagaaaacaaacaaacaaacaaacagaaaaatcaaTCAACTACCCAGCTGAATTGATCAGATACATAATATAGATAAAACAATGCTGGTGAAATTAGCATCGTCTTAGCGAAGCTTATAACTTTATGATGAAGGTTCCGTCAAGTGCAAACCCACGAATCTGTAAAATAGCAATATTTGACAATATTTGACAAGAACCAAAATATGGGATAGGACAATAGTATATAACAGCTGCTGTTTATCAtcatttaatttgatttgatttgatttgaatttgtTCACATTTACTGATGTAAAAGGCTAGGCGTGTCATGGCGCGacacactgtccctgtccttggtgctgatcgaATAGTCTATCACATGTAAACTTAGACCGCGCAGAACGCACTTCGTTGTTTGTCACATAAAATCGTACAAGTTAAGGCTGGCGTCCTACCGGTCGTATGTAAGCTgctctgtttgtctgttttattaGATATCCATTAGTGGTTGTAACAATTGTTAATACTATCTGTTATGGCTGGTATAGAAGCAGGATTGAGATTAACAAAGTTAGAATCCATATACGGCCGGTTGAATGAAGCTGAATTTGAAATTTCGTTACAAACTAC
The sequence above is drawn from the Branchiostoma floridae strain S238N-H82 chromosome 4, Bfl_VNyyK, whole genome shotgun sequence genome and encodes:
- the LOC118414933 gene encoding homeobox protein slou-like → MQQGSNFSIASLIENGKRDAKSPSAGDHDMDAEDDVCDDSVPKDSNLGDVKESTSQKDPSSPLAGTDMGKTDTDYPNTTSKPTISTQNCINPKNTSNSCSGTNDSQGGAPSGEGTKKPAIWHPWIDTPEREEDEDEEEDEESGEVVIDDRDGESKGEIDEPAGDDEKHEAAEDGEQKSKEAEADPEKCAANSSATKNGKRKRGSGDPGRSGKPRRARTAFTYEQLVALENKFKQTRYLSVCERLNLALSLSLTETQVKIWFQNRRTKWKKQNPGMDVNSPTLTCSSPTLPLSLPAGYPHHNPFYASHLHYPITTGAATLPYMLNSHALNGHHLYHHIGHV